DNA from Dietzia lutea:
CGCCCCGCCGCCCGCCGTGCGCCCGTCGAGGAGCCGGCCCCGCGCCCCCGCCGCTACCACGCCGCCGAGGCCGGCGCGCGCGCCAACCTCCGCGGTGTGCCCGCCACCCGCGGCGCCGTCGCCCTCGCGCCGGAGGAGGACTTCGTCGAGGACGGTCTCGTCACCGTGCCCGAGACCGTCGTCGAGCGCCCCCGCGGCTTCGGTGACGGCAAGAGCCTCGGTGAGCACTTCCGCGCCGGACGCGCCGTCGTCCTGGACCTGTCCACGATGGCCTCCGGCGACGCCCGCCGCATGGTCGACTTCGCCGCCGGCCTCGTCTTCGGCCTCGACGGCCGCATGGAGAAGGTCGCCGACCGCGAGCGCACCTTCCTCCTGCAGCCCGCCGGCATGGACCTCACCGAGGCCGAGGTCCGCGACGCCGTCAACGGCGCGTTCCGCCGCTGACCGACCGGCCCGTCGGCGGGGACGGGGTGCCCTCGGGCGCCGCGGCGGCCCGGGACAGTAGTGTTGAAGCGTGACGTTGATTCTGCTGGTCCTCTATTACGTGGTCGAGGTCTTCTGGTTCCTGCTGCTGGGCCGGATCGTGGTGGAGATGATCGCCTCGTTCTCCCGCAGCTGGACGCCGAGGGGCGTCCTCGCGGTGGTGCTGGAATGGCTGTTCACCATCACGGACCCGCCGGTCAAGGCGCTGCGCAAGGTCATCAAGCCGGTCCGCCTCGGCCAGGTCTCCCTGGACCTGTCGGTTCTGGTCCTGTTCATCATCCTCATGGTGCTGCGGGTCGTCATCCTGGCCTTCATCTAGAGCGACCGGGCCGCTCGGCGGCCGGCACAGCGGCCCCGGCTCACCGACCCGGACCACGGCCGCTGGTGACGCGCGGGCCGGTTGTGACTAGATTGGCCACCGTTAAGGTAGTAATGAAGTCGTGGGTCCGGTGCGAGAACGCCGGGCCGGCACCCGAGACGACCACGAGGGGTATCCCATGCCGTTGACACCAGCCGATGTGCACAACGTCGCGTTCTCCAAGCCACCGATCGGCAAGCGTGGCTACAACGAGGACGAAGTCGACCAGTTCCTGGACCTGGTCGAGACGGAGCTCGCGGAACTCGTCTCGGACAACGAGGACCTCCGGCAGCGGGTCGAGGAGCTGACCCGCGACCTCGAGAAGGCGCGCAAGGCCGCCGACGAGGCCGGCAAGTCCTCCGGCGGCGGATCGGGTGCCGCCGCCCCTGCCGCCCCCGCCGCGCAGGCCCAGGCGCCCACCCCCGCGCCGACGCCCGCCCCGGCCCCGGCTCCCGCGCCCACCACCCCCGCTCCCGCCGCCGCGACCCCGTCGCTCAGCAAGAGCGAGGACGACGGCGCCGCGAACAACGAGACCCACCTGCGCGCCGCCCGCGTCCTGGCCATGGCCCAGGAGATGGCGGACCGTCTGACCGGCGAGGCCAAGAAGGAGTCCGACGGGCTCATGGCCAAGGCCCGCAGCGAGTCGGACCGCCTGGTCGGCGACGCCCGGACGCAGTCCGAGAAGCTGGTCAGCGACGCAAAGTCGCAGTCCGAGAAGATGGTCGGCGACGCCCGCCGCGAGGCCGACAAGCTCCTCGCCGAGGCCAAGAGCAAGTCCGACGGCATCGTCAAGGACGCCCAGGCGCGCTCCGAGCAGCAGGTCAAGGAGGCGCAGGCGAAGGCCGACGCCCTGCAGGCCGACGCCGAGCGCAAGCACACCGAGATCATGGCCACCATCAACCAGCAGCGCGGCGTGCTGGAGAGCCGGATCGATCAGCTGCGCACGTTCGAGAAGGACTACCGCAGCCGCCTCACCAGCTACCTCGAGAACCAGCTCGCCGAGCTCGGCAAGACCGGCTCCGCCGCCCCGGCGGCCCCCGCCGACGCCGGTGCCGCCGGTGGCGCCGCCGATCAAGCGACCAAGAAGGACGGCGGCCACCGCGCCGACTGACCCACCACGCGTGACGCGCCCGATCCGCGCGGCGCGAACGGTCCCCGCCCCTGCCCAGGGTGCGGGGACCGACGTATATTCAAAGCACGAGGTGCGCGCCACGGTGCGTGGCGCGCATCCCCTGTCACCACGCACCGCACCAGGAGGCACGGATGCTCGTCGCCGCGCTCGGACTGACGATCCTCGGCTTCGGCTTTCTCGTCGCCGCGGTCGCGACCGGTCAGATCGGGTGGGCCTGGGCGTGCATCGTCGTGGGAGCCCTGGGGCTGTTGCTGCTGGTGATCGACCTCATCCAGGGGCGCGGTGACCGCGACATCCGCACCCGAGAGTCCTCGGGAGAGGCGGACGTCCGGGCCGACGGGTAACATCGGACACCGTCCGGCCCCGAGCCGGACGCGCGATGATCCGGCCATCACCGGGGAGCGCTCGGAAGAACGGCACGGCCCCGCTTTCGGGGTCCGCTCAGTAGAACCGAACGGGGGAGCCCGTCACAGCCCGACCCACGAGTGGGCGTCGCACGTCGTCGCCAAACGGGGTGGTACCGCGGACGGTGGCGCGCTGGGCGCTGCCGGATCGTCCCCGAGCGCAGGCCTGACCGGCCCCACGGATGCGAACTCGTGCGGGCCCCGTATGCGAGGAGTCCGCCCCATGAGCACCGAGCCCGTGAACCGCGAGTCCGCCGACCCGGCGTCCGGCGACGCCGAGGCCGGCGCCACCGGCAGCGCGTACCCGATCGTCGACCTCACCGGCGGCGCCACGTCACAGACCCCCTCGTTCCCAACCCTCGAGGAGACGGTCCTCGCCCGCTGGGACGAGCGCGACACCTTCCGCGAGTCCATCCGCAACCGGGCGGACGCGGAGGAGTACGTCTTCTACGACGGCCCGCCCTTCGCCAACGGCCTGCCCCACTACGGCCACCTGCTCACCGGCTACGTCAAGGACGTCATCCCGCGCTACCGCACCATGCGCGGCTACAGGGTGGAGCGCCGCTTCGGCTGGGACTGCCACGGACTGCCGGCCGAGCTGGAGGCCGAGAAGCAGCTCGGCATCACCGAGAAGTCCCAGATCCTCGAGATGGGCCTGGCCGAGTTCAACGCCGCCTGCGAGAAGTCGGTGCTGCAGTACACCGACGAGTGGGAGGAGTACGTCCACCGCCAGGCCCGCTGGGTGGATTTCGAGAACGACTACAAGACGCTCGACATCGACTTCACCGAGTCCGTCCTGTGGGCCTTCAAGCAGCTCTACGACAAGGGCCTCGTCTACAAGGGCTTCCGCGTCCTGCCGTACTCCTGGTACGAGCAGACGCCGCTGTCCAACCAGGAGACCCGGCTCGACGACGCCTACAAGATGCGCCAGGACCCGGCCGTCACCGTGGGGCTGCCGCTCGAGGCGCCGCAGGACAGCCCGTTCCACGGAGCCGAGGCCCTCGTGTGGACCACGACGCCGTGGACCCTGCCGTCCAACCTCGCCGCCGCCGTGCACCCCGAGATCGACTACTCGGTCGTGCGGGTCAACTCGGGGCCCTTCGCCGGCCGCGCGTTCGTGCTGGCCGAGGCGCGCCGCGGCGTCTACGCGGCCGAGTTCGGTGACGACGCCGAGGTCGAGACCACCGTCAAGGGCTCCGAGCTGGTGGGCCTGCGCTACACCCCGCCGTTCGACTTCTTCGCCGGGCACCCGAACTCCCATGTCGTGCTCGCGGCCGACTACGTCTCCACCGAGTCCGGTACCGGCATCGTCCACCTGGCCCCGGCCTTCGGTGAGGAGGACAAGGAGGCCTGCGACGCCGCGGGCATCGAGCTCGTCATCCCGGTGGGCCCGGACGGCAAGTTCACCTCCGAGGTGCCGCCGTACGCCGGCCAGCTCGTCTTCGACGCCAACGCCCACATCTCCCGCGATCTGCGGTCGGCGGGCCGGCTGCTGCGGCACGAGACCATCGAGCACTCCTACCCGCACTCGTGGCGTTCGGGGCAGCCGCTCATCTACATGGCGCTGCCCGCGTGGTTCGTCAAGGTCTCCGCGTTCCGGGACCGCATGGCGGAGCTCAACCGCGAGCACATCACGTGGATGCCCGAGCACGTGCGTGACGGCCAGTTCGGCAAGTGGCTCGAGGGTGCGCGGGACTGGAACATCAACCGCAACCGTTACTGGGGCGCGCCCATCCCGGTGTGGGAGTCCGACGACCCGGCCTACCCGCGCGTGGACGTGTACGGCTCGCTGGACGAGCTCGAGCGGGACTTCGGCGTCCGGCCCACGGACCTGCACCGGCCGTACATCGACGAACTGACCCGACCCAACCCGGACGACCCGACGGGCAAGTCGACCATGCGGCGTGTCGCCGACGTCTTCGACTGCTGGTTCGAGTCCGGGTCGATGCCGTTCGCTCAGGTCCACTACCCCTTCGAGAACAAGGAGTGGTTCGAGACCCACAACCCGGGCGACTTCATCGTCGAGTACAACGGGCAGACCCGCGGCTGGTTCTACACCCTGCACGTGCTGGCCACCGCCCTGTTCGACCGCCCGGCGTTCACGCACGTCGCCGCCCACGGCATCGTCCTGGGCAACGACGGGCTCAAGATGAGCAAGTCCAAGGGCAACTATCCGGACGTCAACGAGGTGTTCGCCCGCGACGGCTCGGACGCCATGCGGTGGTTCCTCATGAGCTCGCCGATCCTGCGGGGCGGCAACCTCGTGGTGACCGAGCAGGGGATCCGCGAGGGCGTCCGCCAGGCCATGTTGCCGCTGTGGAACTCGTACAGCTTCTTCCAGCTGTACGCCTCCCGCCGGGCGACGTGGCGCACGGACTCCCAGCACGTCCTGGACCGCTACATCCTGTCCCGGCTGGCCTCGACCCGCGACGCCATGACCGAGGCCCTGGACGCCACGGACCTCGCCGCCGCGTGCGACGAGCTGCGCCTGTTCGCCGACGCGCTGACCAACTGGTACGTGCGTCGGTCGCGGTCCCGGTTCTGGGCGGGCGAGGACAGCGGGCAGGACTCGAGCGACGCGTTCGACACGCTGTACACGGTGCTGGAGACGACCATGCGGCTCGCCGCGCCGCTGCTGCCGCTGATGAGCGAGGTCGTGTGGACCGGGCTCACCGGCGAGGAGTCGGTGCACCTCGCGGACTGGCCGGCCGCGGACGAGCTGCCACGCGACGCCGCGCTGGTCGAGGCGATGGAGGCCGTGCGCGACGTGTGCTCGACCGTGTCCTCGATCCGCAAGGCCAAGCACCTGCGGGTGCGTCTGCCGCTGAACTCGCTCACCGTGGCGATGCCGGACGCCCAGCGGCTCGAGCCGTTCACCGGCATCATCGCCGACGAGGTCAACGTCCGTGAGGTCCACCTGACCAGCGACGTGGCCGCGCACGGCCGGATGGAGCTGGCGGTCAACGCCCGCGCCGCCGGCCCGCGGCTGGGCAAGCAGGTCCAGGCCTGTATCAAGGCCGCCAAGACCGGCGACTGGGCCGAGGTCGGCGGGGTGGTCAGCGCCGGTGGCATCGAGCTGCAGGAGGGCGAGTACGAGCACCGCCTCGTCGCCGCCGATCCCGAGTCGACGGCCGCGCTGCCCGGTGGCGCCGGACTGGTGGTGCTGGACCTGACGGTCACCGAGGAGCTCGAGGCGGAGGGTTGGGCCAAGGACCGCATCCGCGAGATCCAGGAGGCGCGCCGCGCGGCCGGGTTCGACATCTCCGACCGCATCCGCGTGCGGATGGCCGTGCCGGCCGATCGCCGGGAGTGGGCCGATCGGCACGCGCAGCTCATCGCCGCCGAGGTGCTGGCGACCGACTTCGCGGTGGTCGACGGCCTGAACGCGGCCGAGGGTGACGCGGTGGAGCTCGCCGAGGGCGTCCGGATGACGCTGGCCCGGGTCTGATCGGCCCGGACCCGACCCTGGCGGACGCGGTCGTGATCCGACGGAGGCGGCGGTGACCGACGGGCAGGACCGTTGGGTCCTGCACGTCGACATGGACGCGTTCTTCGCCTCCTGCGAGCAGCTCACCCGGCCGACCCTGCGGGGTCGGCCGGTGCTCGTGGGCGGACAGGGCGGCCGCGGCGTGGTGGCGGGATGTTCGTACGAGGCGCGGGCGTTCGGGGCGCGGTCGGCGATGCCGTCGCACCAGGCCCGGCGTCTCGTCGGCCCGTCGGCGGTGTTCGTCTCGCCGCGGATGCCGGTGTACCGCGCGCTGAGCCGCCGGGTGTTCGAGGTGTTCGCCGAGCACGCGCCGGTGGTCGAGCAGGTGTCCGTGGACGAGGCGTTCCTCGAGCCGCCCGAGCTGCGGGGAGCGGACGTGGACCGCACCCGGCGGTGGGCGCAGGATCTGCGGGCGGCGATCCGCGAGGCCACGGGGCTGCCGGCCTCGGTCGGTGCGGGGGCGGGCAAGCAGTACGCCAAGATCGCCTCGGAGCTGGCCAAGCCGGACGGGGTCACGGTGGTCGCGCGCCGCGATCACGAACGGGTGCTGCACCCGCTGCCGGTCCGGAGCCTGTGGGGCGTGGGCCCTGTGGCGGGGGAGCGGCTGGCGCAGTTCGGGGTCACCACGATCGGGGACCTGGCGGCGATGGACGACGACGACGTGGCGCACGCGCTCGGCAAGACCGTGGGCCCGGCGATCGCCCGGATCGCGCGGGGGTACGACGACCGGCCGGTGCACGAGCGGGCCGAGGCCAAGCAGATCAGCGCGGAGAGCACCTTCGCCGCCGACCTGACCACGCCCGGCCAGGTGACCGCGGCGGTGCGACGGGCGGCGGAGGCCGCGCACCGGCGGCTGCTGCGCGACGGGCGTGCCGCCCGCACGGTGACGGTGAAGGTCAAGCGCTCGGACTTCACGTCAATCAGCCGTTCGTACACGCTGCCGGAGGGCACGACCTCGCTCGAGACGATCATCGCGGTGGCCAGGTCCCTGGCGCCGGATCCGGTGGACTTCGGCGCGATCCGCCTCCTGGGCGTGGGGGTGGCGGGCCTGACGGACTTCCACCAGGACGCGCTGTTCGAGCAGGAGTTCACTCTGGGTGCGCGACCGGGGGCGGGGGCCGACGACGACGAGGACCTGCCCGACATCGTCGGTGTGGGCACCACCGTGACCACGGAGGAGTCCGAGCCGGCCGATGCCGGGTCGGGGCCCACGGGCGCGGGGGCTGCCGCGGGGACGGGTGAGGGGGAGCTCCCGGCGATCGGGGCGTGGCGCCGGGGCGAGGACCGGCGGTTCGAGACGGGTGCGGACGTGCGTCACCCGGAGTTCGGCCACGGCTGGGTGCAGGGCTCGGGGCACGGGCGGGTCTCGGTGCGGTTCGAGACCGCCGTGACCGGGCCGGGCCGGATGCGCACCTTCGCCGAGGACGATCCGGCGCTCGAGCCCGCGGATCCACTGGATTCCCTGGGCTGGTGACACCCCGGCCGGGCCGCCCGGCCCAGCTGCAGCCGCTCCTGCCGATGGCGTCTCGCGTGCGCGGATGCGCGCTCCGGACCCAGCCGCTCCTCGGCATGGCGTCTCGCCCTCTCCGCGGTGCGCGCGAGACGCCATGGTGACGGGCGGCCGTTCATCCGCTCGACCGGCGCCGCGAGCGGCTGGCGGCCCGGCCGGGCTGCTGGAGGGCTGCCCGTCAGTTGTAGAGGTGGTACCTCGACCACTCGCGTCGGACCCGCGCCGCGGCATCCGCGTCAGCGTCGACATTGACGTCGGCGTCGGCATCGTCATCCGCCCCGTCGGTGACGGACAGGAGAGCGGCCAGCAGGACGCGGGCCTGCCCCGAGCGCAGGTAGCCGGCGGAGAGCACCCCGCGGGCCGCGAGCTCGGCACCGCCGCCCCGGCCGCCGTACGTCGCGGTCGCCTCGCCCCGCGGCACCCGGCTGGAGGCCACCACCACGATGTCGGGTCGGTCCTCGGCGAGTCGGGCCACCGCGTCGGCGACCAGGGGCGGCAGGTTGCCGGACCCCGAACCCTCCAGGACCAGCCCGCGCGCGCCGGCGGCGACGCAGGCGTTCAGGGCCGCGGCGTCGGAGCCCGGCGGGCAGGCGACCACGTCGACCCGGGTTCCGGCGAACCGGGCCCGCCCGGCCAGCGTGGGGCGCTCGAGCTCCGGCGGCAGGTCCTCCACCGGGTGGTCGGGGGAGTTACGGGCGAAGGCGACGGGGTCGGTCGTGTGCCACTTGCGCACGCCGCGGGCCTGCAGGATCGCCCGCCCGAGCACCACGAGGACCCCCAGGTCGCGGGAGACCGGGTCGGCGGCCAACAGCACCGCGTCGAGCAGGTTGGCGGGCCCGTCGGCCTCGGGGTGGTCGGCGGGACGCTGCGCGCCCGTGAGCGCCACGGGCCGCGGGTCCGAATGGTGCAGGTCGAGGGCCATCGCGGTCTCTTCGAGGGTGTCCGTTCCGTGGGTCACGACCGCTCCGGACACTCCCGGGTCGGCCAGGACGTCCGCGACGGTGTCGACGACCAGATCCCACTCGGCGGTGCCGAAGGTAGAGGAGTCGGCGTCCAGGACGGCCCGGGCGCTCACGCGGATCTCGCCGGGCAGCACGGCCCGGAGCTCGTCGAGCATCGCCGCGGTGGCCGGATCGGAATCCCCGGCCACTACTGCGCCCTCGGGCGTCGTGGACGCGGTGATCGTGCCGCCGGTGGTGCAGATCACGATGTGGGGGGTATCGGTGCTGGTCTGGGCGCTGGTCACCCGGTCCACAGTGCTGTGCGGGCGGCTCGTCGTCAAACACCCGGGCCGCCGACGATGGAACAATGGCCGACGAGTGTTCGTTGGGCCGGTGACACGGCCCGGAGCCGGGACCGGCTCGGCGCCGGATGCCCGGTGCCCCTCATCTCGACGAAAGGACCCCGCGTGAGTCTTCGACGGACCATCGCCGCTCTCTCCCTGACCGCTTTCGCCATGGGTGGTCTCGCCGCCTGTGGGGGTGGAGACGATGAGCGCGAGACCGCACCCGCGCCCACCACGAGCGCGCAGGAGACCGCCACCGTGCCCACCGCCGCGGAGCTGACCGGGCTCCTCGACCGGGCGTCCGACCCCGCGGTTCCGGTGGAGGAGAAGGTCGACCTCGTCGAGGGGGGTGCCGAGGCGCCCGAGATCTTCGACCAGATCGCCGCCCTCAAGGCCGAGCAGGGCGCCGGCGTGACGATCACCGGCGTCGCGGAGGGCGACATCCCGGGCACGCTCATCGCCAACGCGGTGATCACCCAGCCGGGCCAGGAGGACATCAACGTCCAGGCGCAGTTCATCAACCAGAACGGCCAGTGGCAGCTGCAGAAGTCCTTCGCCTGCGCGCTGATCACCAACGCCGGGCTCCAGCCGCCGGCCACCTGCGCCGCTGCCTGATCCGGCGACCGCCGGGCGCCGCGCCGGCGCCGCGGATCGCGGGCTGACCACCGCCCCCTGTCCGCCGGGCGCAGCGCCGGCGGTCAGCCCACCGTGCGGAAGCTCAGGCCCGAGTCCTCCTCGTAGGTCGACCGTCGCCCGGAATCCGGGTCGACGTACGCGGTCCGCGTGGAGGACTCGGTCGTTCCGCCCACCGGCAGGGCGGCCCGCAGGTCGACCGTCAGCTCGCCGGAGCCGGAGACCTCGTAGGACTCCACGTCCAGGGTGACGCCCGGCCCGCCGTCGGGCGCGGGCGCGGTGAGGGTGTCCTCCGGATCGGGTGCCTCGGTGCGTGCCCGGACGGTGGCCACGTCGCCGTCGAGCTCCACCAGCTCGTAGGTGGTGACCCGGGTCGGGGCGACCGCGTCGTCGACCTGCCGGGTGACCGTCCACCGCGCGCCCACGCCGATCTCCTCGGAGGGGAACGCGACGGTCGCGTCCGAGATCGCGTTGGCGGTGATCTCCACGCCGGCGCGGGCGGCGTCGGTCGCACCTGCCGGCGCCGCCAGTGACAGCTCGCGGATGACGCCGTCGGCGCTGCGGGTCCACGTGACGGTGAAACCGGGCGCGGTGGCGAACTGTGCGGATCGGCGGTCGTCGACGGAGGTGAACTCGCGCGCGGTGACGGTGGCCCGCTGTGCGCCGTCGACGTCCGGTTCGGAACGCCCCTCCAGGGTGAGTGTCTGTTCCGGCGTGTCGTCGACCCTCGGCTCGGAACCCGGCACCTCGGTGCGGGCGGTGGCGGCCCGGGTCACGGCCACGACCGCCGGTTCGAGCGACGGAGCGTAGGCCAGCACCCGCCGCTCGCCCTGCCCGGCGTCCACCAACTCGACGGTGGGGGCGGGCCCGGGGTCGACGCTCACCTCGGGCTCGAGCGCCTGCGCGTCGGGGTCCGCGGCGGCCCCCGCCCCGGCGGACGTCCCCTGCTCCGTGGCGGCGGGATCGGCGGCGTCGTCGTCGGCGCACGCGGCGGTGCCGGCCACGAGGGTGGCCGCCAGCGCGGCGGCGAGAAGGCGCCGACCGGAGCCGCCGCGGCCACCCCGTCCTCGGTCGCCGCCACGCTCGCGGCGGGCGGGTCGGGAGGGGCCGGGGGTGACGGTCGATCGCGGGTCCACGGCCCCGAGCCTAGAGGGTCGCCCGCCCGTCGCTGCCGGGGTCGCCCACCCGCAGCCGCCGGGCCGGCGACGTCATCAGGGATACTGGGCGGCATGACGGAGACCGACGGCACGCGGCCTGACGCCGCGGGAGCGAGCACACCCGGACCTCGGGCCACCGCGCCCGGGTACTTCCGCGCCGGGCCGGCGGTCATGCTGGCGATCGCTGCGGTGGTGATCCTGGTCGATCAGGTCACCAAGGTGCTCGCCGTGGTCAACCTGGAGAACGCCCGCCCGATCGAGCTCGTGGGTGACACGGTGCGGTTGGTGCTGCTGCGCAATCCGGGTGCCGCGTTCTCGATGGGCACGGAGTCGACTGTCGTGCTCAGCATCGTCGCCACCGTCGTGGTGCTGGGGCTGCTGTGGTTCTCCCGCCGCGTCCACTCGACGTGGTGGGCGTGGGGCCTCGGCCTCATCCTCGGTGGCGCCGCCGGCAACCTCGTGGACCGCTACTTCCGGGCGCCCGGGATCCTGCAGGGCCACGTCGTGGACTTCATGTCCGTGGGCTGGTGGCCGGTGTTCAACGTCGCGGATTCGTGCCTGGTCGCCGGCGTGATCGTGGTGGCCGTGGCGGTGCTGCGCAACATCGACTTCGACGGCTCGCGCGTGTCGGAGGAGGACGCGGCCGATGGGTGAGCTCCGGACCTTCCCCGTGCCGGACGGCCTCGACGGCATGCGCGTCGACGCCGGTGTCTCGCGGCTTTTGGGCATCTCGCGCACCGCGGTGGCGGATCTCGCCGGGGAGGGCAAGGTCCTGCTCGACGGCCGCACGGTGGGCAAGTCCGACAAGCTCACCGGGATGTCCTGGATCGAGGTCGAGATGCCGGAGCCGCGGGCCGAGCCGGCCGTGGTCGCCGAGCCGGTCGAGGGGATGGCGGTCATCTACTCGGACGCGGACATCGTCGTCGTCGACAAGCCCGTCGGCGTCGCGGCGCACGCCTCGGTCGGCTGGACCGGTCCCACGGTGATCGGCGGCCTGGCTGCCGCCGGGTACCGCATCTCCACCTCCGGCCCGCCGGAGCGCAAGGGGATCGTCCACCGCCTCGACGTGGGCACCTCGGGCCTCATGGTGGTGGCGGCGTCGGAGCGGGCGTACACACTGCTCAAGCGGGCCTTCCGCGACCGGACCGTCGACAAGACCTACCACGCCCTGGTGCAGGGCCACCCGGACCCGCTCTCGGGGACGATCGACGCGCCCATCGGTCGGCACACCTCGAACGACTGGCGTTTCGCGGTCACCTCCGACGGCAAGCCGTCGATCACGCACTACGACACCCTCGAGGCGCACCAGTCGGCGACGCTGGTCGAGGTGAAGCTCGAAACCGGTCGCACTCATCAGATCCGCGTGCACTTCTCGGCGCTGCACCACCCGTGTGCGGGCGACCTCACGTACGGCGCGGACCCGGTCCTCGCGCGGCGTCTGGGGCTCGAGCGGCAGTGGCTGCACGCCGTGGGCCTGGGCTTCGAACATCCGGGCACGGGGGCGCGCGTGGACTTCACGAGCCGGTACCCCGACGACCTGCAGCACGCGATCGACGTCCTCCGCGACGCATGACCGGCGCCACGCGGCTGCTGCGGGCCGCCGGCGTGGGGGTGGTGATCGTCCTGGCGCTGGTGACGATCCTCACCGCGCTGCGCACCGAGCTCCCGCGTACTCCGGGGGTGATGAGCGACGCCCTGGGACCCGACCCCGGCGAGCGCGTCGGTGACTACCTTGAGCGCGCGGCCGCCTCACTGGTCACCGTGGGCGGCGGGCCGGACGTCCCGGGGGGACCGGGTGACGACGGCGACGACGACGAGGGCCGCGCCCC
Protein-coding regions in this window:
- a CDS encoding YggT family protein; this translates as MTLILLVLYYVVEVFWFLLLGRIVVEMIASFSRSWTPRGVLAVVLEWLFTITDPPVKALRKVIKPVRLGQVSLDLSVLVLFIILMVLRVVILAFI
- a CDS encoding asparaginase, with amino-acid sequence MTSAQTSTDTPHIVICTTGGTITASTTPEGAVVAGDSDPATAAMLDELRAVLPGEIRVSARAVLDADSSTFGTAEWDLVVDTVADVLADPGVSGAVVTHGTDTLEETAMALDLHHSDPRPVALTGAQRPADHPEADGPANLLDAVLLAADPVSRDLGVLVVLGRAILQARGVRKWHTTDPVAFARNSPDHPVEDLPPELERPTLAGRARFAGTRVDVVACPPGSDAAALNACVAAGARGLVLEGSGSGNLPPLVADAVARLAEDRPDIVVVASSRVPRGEATATYGGRGGGAELAARGVLSAGYLRSGQARVLLAALLSVTDGADDDADADVNVDADADAAARVRREWSRYHLYN
- a CDS encoding DivIVA domain-containing protein; protein product: MPLTPADVHNVAFSKPPIGKRGYNEDEVDQFLDLVETELAELVSDNEDLRQRVEELTRDLEKARKAADEAGKSSGGGSGAAAPAAPAAQAQAPTPAPTPAPAPAPAPTTPAPAAATPSLSKSEDDGAANNETHLRAARVLAMAQEMADRLTGEAKKESDGLMAKARSESDRLVGDARTQSEKLVSDAKSQSEKMVGDARREADKLLAEAKSKSDGIVKDAQARSEQQVKEAQAKADALQADAERKHTEIMATINQQRGVLESRIDQLRTFEKDYRSRLTSYLENQLAELGKTGSAAPAAPADAGAAGGAADQATKKDGGHRAD
- a CDS encoding cell division protein SepF, which produces MSAIARFKEYFGMAPVAAYEDEYLDDYDRPVHHDARVGRGMHDTDDLGPVARDRRDDYGYAADRYLDEPAPRSRVADLDPVDERPAARRAPVEEPAPRPRRYHAAEAGARANLRGVPATRGAVALAPEEDFVEDGLVTVPETVVERPRGFGDGKSLGEHFRAGRAVVLDLSTMASGDARRMVDFAAGLVFGLDGRMEKVADRERTFLLQPAGMDLTEAEVRDAVNGAFRR
- the ileS gene encoding isoleucine--tRNA ligase codes for the protein MSTEPVNRESADPASGDAEAGATGSAYPIVDLTGGATSQTPSFPTLEETVLARWDERDTFRESIRNRADAEEYVFYDGPPFANGLPHYGHLLTGYVKDVIPRYRTMRGYRVERRFGWDCHGLPAELEAEKQLGITEKSQILEMGLAEFNAACEKSVLQYTDEWEEYVHRQARWVDFENDYKTLDIDFTESVLWAFKQLYDKGLVYKGFRVLPYSWYEQTPLSNQETRLDDAYKMRQDPAVTVGLPLEAPQDSPFHGAEALVWTTTPWTLPSNLAAAVHPEIDYSVVRVNSGPFAGRAFVLAEARRGVYAAEFGDDAEVETTVKGSELVGLRYTPPFDFFAGHPNSHVVLAADYVSTESGTGIVHLAPAFGEEDKEACDAAGIELVIPVGPDGKFTSEVPPYAGQLVFDANAHISRDLRSAGRLLRHETIEHSYPHSWRSGQPLIYMALPAWFVKVSAFRDRMAELNREHITWMPEHVRDGQFGKWLEGARDWNINRNRYWGAPIPVWESDDPAYPRVDVYGSLDELERDFGVRPTDLHRPYIDELTRPNPDDPTGKSTMRRVADVFDCWFESGSMPFAQVHYPFENKEWFETHNPGDFIVEYNGQTRGWFYTLHVLATALFDRPAFTHVAAHGIVLGNDGLKMSKSKGNYPDVNEVFARDGSDAMRWFLMSSPILRGGNLVVTEQGIREGVRQAMLPLWNSYSFFQLYASRRATWRTDSQHVLDRYILSRLASTRDAMTEALDATDLAAACDELRLFADALTNWYVRRSRSRFWAGEDSGQDSSDAFDTLYTVLETTMRLAAPLLPLMSEVVWTGLTGEESVHLADWPAADELPRDAALVEAMEAVRDVCSTVSSIRKAKHLRVRLPLNSLTVAMPDAQRLEPFTGIIADEVNVREVHLTSDVAAHGRMELAVNARAAGPRLGKQVQACIKAAKTGDWAEVGGVVSAGGIELQEGEYEHRLVAADPESTAALPGGAGLVVLDLTVTEELEAEGWAKDRIREIQEARRAAGFDISDRIRVRMAVPADRREWADRHAQLIAAEVLATDFAVVDGLNAAEGDAVELAEGVRMTLARV
- the lspA gene encoding signal peptidase II, yielding MTETDGTRPDAAGASTPGPRATAPGYFRAGPAVMLAIAAVVILVDQVTKVLAVVNLENARPIELVGDTVRLVLLRNPGAAFSMGTESTVVLSIVATVVVLGLLWFSRRVHSTWWAWGLGLILGGAAGNLVDRYFRAPGILQGHVVDFMSVGWWPVFNVADSCLVAGVIVVAVAVLRNIDFDGSRVSEEDAADG
- a CDS encoding DNA polymerase IV; protein product: MTDGQDRWVLHVDMDAFFASCEQLTRPTLRGRPVLVGGQGGRGVVAGCSYEARAFGARSAMPSHQARRLVGPSAVFVSPRMPVYRALSRRVFEVFAEHAPVVEQVSVDEAFLEPPELRGADVDRTRRWAQDLRAAIREATGLPASVGAGAGKQYAKIASELAKPDGVTVVARRDHERVLHPLPVRSLWGVGPVAGERLAQFGVTTIGDLAAMDDDDVAHALGKTVGPAIARIARGYDDRPVHERAEAKQISAESTFAADLTTPGQVTAAVRRAAEAAHRRLLRDGRAARTVTVKVKRSDFTSISRSYTLPEGTTSLETIIAVARSLAPDPVDFGAIRLLGVGVAGLTDFHQDALFEQEFTLGARPGAGADDDEDLPDIVGVGTTVTTEESEPADAGSGPTGAGAAAGTGEGELPAIGAWRRGEDRRFETGADVRHPEFGHGWVQGSGHGRVSVRFETAVTGPGRMRTFAEDDPALEPADPLDSLGW
- a CDS encoding RluA family pseudouridine synthase; translated protein: MGELRTFPVPDGLDGMRVDAGVSRLLGISRTAVADLAGEGKVLLDGRTVGKSDKLTGMSWIEVEMPEPRAEPAVVAEPVEGMAVIYSDADIVVVDKPVGVAAHASVGWTGPTVIGGLAAAGYRISTSGPPERKGIVHRLDVGTSGLMVVAASERAYTLLKRAFRDRTVDKTYHALVQGHPDPLSGTIDAPIGRHTSNDWRFAVTSDGKPSITHYDTLEAHQSATLVEVKLETGRTHQIRVHFSALHHPCAGDLTYGADPVLARRLGLERQWLHAVGLGFEHPGTGARVDFTSRYPDDLQHAIDVLRDA